GGTGTGCTCCTGTACCGCTTCGCGTACAGCGATGGCCAGTTCGGGATGGGCTTTGCCGTCGGGATGTTCCTCCTGGCGGTGACCATCGGATTCGTCGCGCTGTTCATCCGTGAGTTCGAGAAGGCACGCAAGGAGGGTTCGACGGCATGAGTAGCGCCACCGCCAGCGGGCCGCTCTGGTATCAGGACCGGGGGGACGCCCTGTTCGCACTGCTGAAGTACACCACGATCATGTTCTTCACAGTGATGGTGCTCGTGCCCCTGATCTCCGTCGTGGTGGTCTCGTTCTGGTCACCGCCGGAGTTCTTCGGTGCGGGCCCACACATCATCCCGCAGGAACCGACGTTGGACGCGTGGGTAACCGCGTTCACCGGCTTCCAGGACAACCTGATCAACTCGGCGCTCATCGCGACGGGGACGACGGCGCTCGCGCTGCTCATCTGTATCCCCGGCGCGTACGTGTTCGGTCGGCAGGAGTTCCCTGGCAAGGAATGGGGCTTCCGGGTCATCATGGTGGCCCTGCTGTTCCCCTACATCCTGCTGATCATCCCGCTGACCGACACGTGGTACGGCCTCGGGCTCTTCAACACGATCCCCGGGGTCATCCTCGCCTACCAGGTGTTCGTGACGCCCTTCGCCATCTGGATCCTTCGGGATTTCTTCGAGGGCCTCCCGGCGAACTTAGAGGAGGCGGCCCAGGTATTCGGCTGTAGCCAGTGGCAGGCCTTCTACAAGGTCATCCTGCCCCTGTCGCTCCCGGCCGTCATGGCGACGGGCTTCCTGGCCTTCCTGGTCGGCTGGAACGACTTCCTGTTCTCGAACATGCTGACCACCGGGACGGGTCCGCGTCCGGCCGTCGTGACGCTGTACCTGCAGACGGTCGGCGGCGAGAGCCGCTACTGGGGACTGGTCATGGCACAGGCGCTCATCGTTGGCACCCCGCCGACGGTCCTGTACATGATCGCCCGCCGGCATCTCACCCAGTCGTTCGCGGTCTGACCGCGAACGAATCCTTCGCCGCGTCGTTTTCGAAGCAAGTTTTATAATGGATGGCAGCGTCCGTTCGGGCAATGTTACAGCGACTATCAGGTGCCAAGGCGTCGAGATTTATTCAGATCACGTACGAGGTACTGGCAGTGCTATTCGCCGTCGCCTGGTTCGCGCTCATCGGTTTCATCCTGCTCCAGGGCGCCTACCAGGTCGCCGGCCTCTTCATCCTGTTCACGGTGTTCATCGCCGGGCTCGCGTTCGCCAACGAACGTCCCGACTGACCACATACCGCGCTCTCGTTTCTGGAATCTCCGCCGTTCGTCGATAGCCGCGCTCGCGTGCTGCTCGGTAGTCTCCCGATCTCAGGGATCCACGTTCGTCATCGACTGGCACTGACCAGTACACGAACGTGGAAGCAACATCGACTCGATCTCCCGTCGCGGGGCATCGGCGGCGACGGAGACAGGGAACGCCCGTCAGGTCGACCGCGCCGGCAACCGGCGTGAGTCACGCCGGGTCAGTTGAACAACCGCCGGAGCGACAGGGGGACGCGCTGACCGGAAGTCGTCCCCAGCTTCAACAGCCCGATGATCCCGGCACCGGCGAGGAAGAAGGTGGCCACGAGGAACATCGACACGCCGACCCGCGTGACGTCGATGGCGGCGCCGATCATGACGGGGCCGACGGTCCCACCGACGGCGGCACCGGTGAACACGAGTCCGAAGCTCTTCCCGACCGACTCCGCCGGCGAGTACTCGGCGACGAGACGGTCCCGCGCCGGCATCGCCAGGCCGTATCCGAGACCGATAGCACCGAAGAGGGCAAGCGAGGCCAGAACCGTGGCCGGCAAGATCTCGAGAGTAAGCAGGAACGTAACGGCCGCCGCACCGCCGATGCAACCGAAGATTACGTTCGCAGGGGGGAATCGGTCGGCGAGATATCCACCGATCAGGACGCCGAAGGACGCGAGGACGAAGAACGTCGTCAGCGCCGTGTTGCCCGTCGACTCGGTGAGGCCCAGCGACTCCACGAGGAAGACGATGGTAAAGGACTGGATGCCGGCCTCGGCGACGACGATGACGACGAAAAACAGGAACATCGCGAGGATTGTCAGCCGGAAGAAGGGACGGAGGAGCTCCCGAACGACGGACTCGTCGTCGTCGTGCTCGTCGTCGTCCGTCGGTTCGGTCCGGGTCTCCAGTTCGTTCGCGTAGACGGTGTCGACGCCGAGCTGGACGAGGATGGCGTAGACGATGCCGACGATGCCGGCGAGGACGAGCGCGACCCGCCAGCCGTACCGGAGCCCGAGTCCGCCGATGACGACGGGCGCGAACCCGGAGCCCGCGTAGCCGGCGAACGTGTGGAGGCTGAAGTTTCGCCCCGCGCGTTCGTCGGTGCTCACGACGTCGATGAGCGTGTAGTTCGCGGGGTGGTACGTGGCCTGGCCGACGCCCGAAACCAGCGCGAACGCGAGCAAGGCCGGATAGGACGTGGCCGTACTTGCACCGAGCAAGCCCCCTGCGGTGAGGAGCAGGCCGGCGACGAGGACGGGCTTTGCGTATCCCTTGTCCACGACCCACCCGAACGGGATCTGGAAGACGAACATCATCGCGAACAACGACGAGACCAGCAGTCCGAGTTCGGCGTAGGTGACGTCGAACTGTGCGAACAGGAGCGGGAACAGCGGCGGGAACGTCAGGAAGTACGCGTGCGAGAGGAAGTGGCCGAAGCTGACAGTACCGATGAGCGCGTTCGGCGTCTCGGCGGACAACCGCCTGGGGAGAGACCAGCTCACTGTCAGGTTGTCAGTCGGTCGTCTCGTCGGTGCCTTCGACGGCGGACGCGGATTTCGCGATGAGCATGTGGTGGTCCTCGACGAGGACGCTCTCGCCGTCCTGGTTGGTCAGGTCCACGTCGAGGGTCAGGAGTCCCCAGGTGTCGTTCTTGCTCTCGGTGTCGGCGACGGTCACCGCCCCCGATATCGTATCGCCGACGTACACCGGCTGCAGGTAGCGGACGTTGTCGTGTCCGTAGTTCATCCCGTATGTGGCGGGTCGGGAGATGGTCTTCGCGCAGAAGGCGTCGGCGAGACTGAGGGTGTAGACGCCCGGGGCGACGATGTCGTCGAACACCGGGTGGTCAGCGGTGTACTCGCTGTTGACGTGGTTCGGGTGGGTCGCGTCGGTGGCGCCGATCCACATCCGGATGTCGGAGTGAGTGACCGTCCGTCCGACCGTGGTGTGTGACTCACCGATCTCGTAGTCGTCGAAGACTCTCTCGCTGGCCATGCGTCAACGTCTGTCGCACCGGTAATCAACCTTCTGGATGGGAGACCGGGAATTCGACGGACAGCACCGCTGCCTGTCCAGTTCGACAGGAGAGAAAGAGTACAGAGCCGGGGTCGTGACGGGGGGGAGAACTGGCGTCAGGGGCGCCGCTTGACGAGCAGTGTGTGCCGGTCGACGAACACCGTCTCGCCGTCCTGGTTCGTGGTCTCGTAGTCGTAGATCGCGCGGCCGTAGTCGTCGTCGTAGGGTTCCTTCTCGACGAGTTCACGGCGGGGCGAGAGCGTGTCGCCGGGGTAGACCGGCTTGACGAAGCGGGTGCCGTCGTGTCCATAGGAGAAACAGTGCATGTTCTCCTCCATCGCGATGCTCTCGGTGATGTCCGCGATCATCTGCCCGTGGGCGATCCGTCCGTCGAACTGGGTCTCCTTGCGCGCGAACTCGCTGCTCATGTGGATCGGGTGGAAGTCCCCCGTGAGGCCGGCGAAGTTCGCGATGTCGGCTTCGGTGATCGTCCGCGCGTCCGGGAACGAAGCCGTCTCACCCACCTCGAGTTCCTCGAAGTAGCGGGCCGGTTGCGATGGTGAGTCGGACATAGAGCCCCGTTCAGAAGATCCGCTCGCCATCCTCGTCGAAGAGCCACGCGTCGGCCATGTCGAACGAGACGGAGACGGACTGGTTGGGCTCGATCTCACCCTGCATGACGGTGGTCCTGATCGCACGGCCTTCGGTTTCGAGGTGAACCACGTCGCGAGCGCCCTGCGGTTCGATGACCGAGATGTGGGCCTCGAAGAGGGTCTCGTCGTTGAGGCGCAGATATTCCGGCCGAATCCCGATCGTCACGTCGTGTCCGACGTACCCGGACAGGTCGTCCTCGAGCTCGGAGGGAACCTCCTTCGTGAACAGGTCGCCCTCGAGCGCGATGCCGTCGCCGTGGTCGACGAGCCTGCACTCGAAGATGTTCGTCGACGGGGATCCGATGAACTGGGCGACGAACTGACTCTCCGGTTCGTTGTAGATCTCGTGGGGAGAGCCGATCTGCTGGATGTGCCCGTCGTCCATCACGATGATCTTGTCGCCGATCGTCATCGCCTCGTCCTGGTCG
The DNA window shown above is from Haloarcula halobia and carries:
- a CDS encoding carbohydrate ABC transporter permease; amino-acid sequence: MSSATASGPLWYQDRGDALFALLKYTTIMFFTVMVLVPLISVVVVSFWSPPEFFGAGPHIIPQEPTLDAWVTAFTGFQDNLINSALIATGTTALALLICIPGAYVFGRQEFPGKEWGFRVIMVALLFPYILLIIPLTDTWYGLGLFNTIPGVILAYQVFVTPFAIWILRDFFEGLPANLEEAAQVFGCSQWQAFYKVILPLSLPAVMATGFLAFLVGWNDFLFSNMLTTGTGPRPAVVTLYLQTVGGESRYWGLVMAQALIVGTPPTVLYMIARRHLTQSFAV
- a CDS encoding MFS transporter, with the protein product MSWSLPRRLSAETPNALIGTVSFGHFLSHAYFLTFPPLFPLLFAQFDVTYAELGLLVSSLFAMMFVFQIPFGWVVDKGYAKPVLVAGLLLTAGGLLGASTATSYPALLAFALVSGVGQATYHPANYTLIDVVSTDERAGRNFSLHTFAGYAGSGFAPVVIGGLGLRYGWRVALVLAGIVGIVYAILVQLGVDTVYANELETRTEPTDDDEHDDDESVVRELLRPFFRLTILAMFLFFVVIVVAEAGIQSFTIVFLVESLGLTESTGNTALTTFFVLASFGVLIGGYLADRFPPANVIFGCIGGAAAVTFLLTLEILPATVLASLALFGAIGLGYGLAMPARDRLVAEYSPAESVGKSFGLVFTGAAVGGTVGPVMIGAAIDVTRVGVSMFLVATFFLAGAGIIGLLKLGTTSGQRVPLSLRRLFN
- a CDS encoding MaoC family dehydratase, whose amino-acid sequence is MASERVFDDYEIGESHTTVGRTVTHSDIRMWIGATDATHPNHVNSEYTADHPVFDDIVAPGVYTLSLADAFCAKTISRPATYGMNYGHDNVRYLQPVYVGDTISGAVTVADTESKNDTWGLLTLDVDLTNQDGESVLVEDHHMLIAKSASAVEGTDETTD
- a CDS encoding MaoC family dehydratase — encoded protein: MSDSPSQPARYFEELEVGETASFPDARTITEADIANFAGLTGDFHPIHMSSEFARKETQFDGRIAHGQMIADITESIAMEENMHCFSYGHDGTRFVKPVYPGDTLSPRRELVEKEPYDDDYGRAIYDYETTNQDGETVFVDRHTLLVKRRP